Genomic segment of Sebastes fasciatus isolate fSebFas1 chromosome 3, fSebFas1.pri, whole genome shotgun sequence:
ACTATGTGAAGAGAGATCCAGAGGCCTCATGAAATTACTGAAACTACTGAAAATCCTACTGATCTTAAATGGTTAAAAGATTCAAAAGTTTAATTTGTCACGTGCTCATTCAATGTGCAGTGAAATGCAGGGTTGCATAGGTCTACTCTTgagcctgataataagaatcgttgtgttttcgttaacttagaatgagccgtttatatctacatacggaccGGGTCCTCTTCAGGGAGCCAgtcaccatgtttctacagtagcccagaacagacaaactaaacgctgttaacttttcctgcttgggccagagtcgataacgttactcgctgccgcTGTCGCCACCACTCTAAGCACTCTTCCCTTACAAcagctggctctagagagggccattcgggagttcacgtcggccaccgtagctctcctacacgcttgacacactggagaagttgtaatctgcgacctcaccgctagataccgccagatccgacacactgttcctttaacattagccaccatgagctactggtcataccagaccaagtgaTGCTGTTGCATCAAAACTCCTGAACTGAGCAATGGTGCGTTTTAATGCTCATAAATGTGTTCCTGTGTTCATTTACTTGTTCTTACAGTTGTCCCCTCCCTCTGTTTCCCAGGATGCCCTCACCCTCCACAAGCCTAATGGGACCACCGTCCACATCCACGTCCTAGCCGTCCACCGGACCTTCCGCCAGCAGGGCAAAGGCTCCATCCTGATGTGGCGCTACCTGCAGTACCTCCGCTGCCTGCCCTACGTCCGCCGCGCCGTGCTCATGTGCGAAGACTTCCTGGTTCCCTTCTACCGGAAGTCAGGTTTCAAGGCGCAGGGCCCCAGTGAGATCACGGTGGGGCCTATGGCCTTCATCGAGATGATGTACCCAGTCAGGGGCCACGCCTTCATGCGTCGGAACAGCGGTGTTTGAGGACAGAAGGACTATCTCCTTGGCTATCAGCGGTGGTGGCAGTGGCGTGACTTCTCCCCTTCTTGGAAACAGAATTAGGGGGACGTCTAAGCGTCGTCGTCGGACGCGAGCGACGGGCGCAGTGTTTGTGATCATCACCGTGAGTGAGACTCGCTCAGCAGGCGCGTGGTGTGTGTTCTGGCTGCGAGTCTGCAGACAGCCGAGAACAAAGAGCTGCCATCCAGCtgccaacaacagctgtttGGAAAACTGGTGGGAAACTACAAATATATTGATCTGTAGTTTAATGTGAGTACAAAAAAATCATTAGAGCAAAGTCCTGAAAGAATGtttcaaatttgttttttttgtataaaactCTTATTTATATTGTGAATAATGTAATATTGTATTCAATAGAATGCTGCTGCCTTGTTTCTTTCTTTGCCCTCTTTTTTAATATGTGTTATTTATCCAATCTAACATGGTTTCCTGCTCTCTACGAAGCCAgaaaaaggacatttttttagtCAATAAAAGCAGTTATTAATGCATTCTGTCCTGTATAGTTTGCCTTTCACAGCAGCATTAGAAGATCTCTGTTCGTGTTACATTTTGTATAACTATGAAGACGGTACGACTTTAAAGTAATATGCCAAAGTAAACATCTAACCTTCAAGGAATTCAAATACAAAGGGAGGGATATCAGCAATCACGTCAGATAATAAGTCAATGTTATGTACTTGAACATGTTCGTCTGTTGCTTTCTATTAAGATCTGAGtaatcctgtctgtctccatcagtGACTGTTGTGTGTACAtcataaaatcacaataagTATATTTAGTATATTTCCTAAATATATGTGCATTCAAAATGTCTCCTCGATAGTCTCCTCTCGCCTTCCCCCTCGTAGACAATCGCCACCTCTGCCTCCCAGTCTTGAATCAAGACAAATATGTtgttgatattgttttttttttacattttgttcttCAAATAATAAAAGGATTTATTTTATAACATGTCTGCTTCGAGGTCTTTTCATTTTAAtagttgagaaaaaaaatctcaccGCAAGggccatttagtagctgttctggagctttcgatcACATCACATGATCATCAGCAGATGCAGTTTACCCAGTTGTTATGAAATTGCAGATGTTCAAATTGCCATTTTGTCTTGAGCACTTAAATTAAAAGCTGCTGTTTAAAAATGGAAACAGCAGTTGAGAAAACAGTCACACCACAAAGGCCATTGAGTAGCTGTTCTTGAGCTTTCGAATAATATCGCATGTGTTGAATAGTTCTGTTACAGGAATTTGTGCTTATTGTTAAATGTACAACATTAATTTAGATCCACGGAAATATAATTTGCAGTTATTCTCACTTTGTtaaaagaggacctattatgctttggTGCTTTcgccctttcctttagtgttatatagtttttttgtgcatgtaaaaggtctgcaaagttacaaagaaacactgctcctgaatggcctgaaacgccttgttgaagtcccgccttttcctccataacgtggtgatgtcaccaagtaacacatttgcataatacctgcctagcagctaggttggcacgccctcaaacaaagttagttagagcggagctggagcggagtccgaagagtttggctTGGTTGACCAATGACAACAGAGCGGGCCAgcggaccaatcagagcagactaggCTTTTCGGGAGGATGGgctgagaaaagtaaagcattttttgaacattaaaggatgtaaacatgttctggtagaagcACAACATGCACCTGAAAAcaagcataatagatcctctttaaatGTACAACATTCATTTAGAACCACCAAAAAcacaatttccatttttttctcactttaaTGTACAAATTCAAATTGTCTTTCAGGGTCAAACTCTCCCTGGTGTGGCGCCAAAAATACAGATAAAGTAGAGAAATTGATGCCGGATGCAAACTCAGCGGGTAACTCAACATGGTACCAACAGGAAATGTATCTTCTCTCCGACACACATAacctcattattattactagagtggcatttattttgcattaacACACATAGATTTTGACATATAAAAGCAAAACAGAACAGTACCTTGACCTGAAATCCATTTGAAAGTTTCCCTTTTTATTCCAATAAATAGAAAAAGGGTGAAATGATTTGGTCCCGTTGCAAACACAGCAGTGTAACTGTGTTATGATTGAAGATGTTGGAGTTCAGATCAAACACTCACATGTCAAAAAGGCACAGTAAAGAGGTTTCCTAAAAACAGGTGGATGTCATTGTTCATACTTAGTATAGAGCACAGTCCTATGTTTTTAACAGTTGGCCTTAACAAtctaaacattaaaacatttcaatTGTTCAACACACAGCCTATTCTGTATTTACCAACTCATGTTCTCAACAACAGCAGATAATCAGTGAGTCAGGCCAACAGACGAACTCACGTAATCTCATAACTCACTTAGTAACTCACTTAATTCTCCAAACAACAGTCATTACGGTGGCTTTCCTAACAGCCTGGATCAACAGATTCCAGGATCAccgacaacaaacaaacaagatctAAGACAAGAGCCGGGAACCCGAGGGAGAGATGTGTCACTTCAGGTGTTACCACTTCTGAAATACACTTTTTCATAAAGCCACCAGAACAGCAACAGTCAACAGTGGGTCGTTGACCACAACCTGAGAGATCAGCTGCTAGCGTCAAGACAAAAAGAGTATACGTAGAGGACAAGACTTTCTTGCATTGTTTTTGtgtaaatgataaaaacaaagcCTTTAACGGTGTATTTCACAAACATTTTAAGGCTCAGGTGAAACATAAATGACACATTGTGATTCTAATTTGATGCTTTGATCGAACAAAAATTACTCTTggaataaatattattttcattactttttttccagagTAAACCTACAAAACGGTTCAGGCACCCACTTGTGTGAACGGACAAATATAACCAAAATATGAGACATTATAGGTAGAGCTTCACTGAGAGCTTGTGTTTGTGGCAGTGACGTACGGAAAACTACGGGATTGGGAAGAACAACATGCGTATATATATAAGCAGCATGTGTGTGGTCGCTTTGGTAGGTTTCGGGTCAGAATTGTGTTCATCAGCATTCAGCAAGTTGATCACGAGCAGTATGCAAAAGTCAAATGAGGCATTTCTGTAAAATGGCATAGTCTGTTTAAGGCAACTAGTGGTTCTAGATAGAAATCTTACCTTAGTTGACCACTGATATATTTCCCTTTAACTATTCCAGCTGCACGGGTAATACTCGGAACACCTTGTTACCTTTATCACAACATTTCACTGCTCCAAAGAATATTGACATGCCAAGTGCAAacaataaactgtatataaagatggacgacatgactgCTCCctaaaagtgaaaccaaaacatctggatcaccccctggtggctggctgcagtataggtcataaatcccgcctcctCTGTGTttagctggggacacaccaacccgacatcaaagaactagcggcgacgaaggccaccagttgcgtcggctcacgtcgcctttgtcgtcgtccatctttatatacagtctacggtgCATACATACAAAAGAGCGAagataaaaaaaggtttttaattCTGAAAGCATTTCACGACTATTAAAACATATAGAAGCAGCAGAACTGAATGACTGTGTTTGTAGTGTTAAACCCAGTGTTACTTAGAGGCATCTGATGCATCTCAGAGAAATGATGAGCCACCACGGCATCAGTCTTCCTTTTCATCTCAGCTGTTTGTCGTCCGTAGAGTTAAAAGGAAAAGGGATTGTAGGCCAGAGGTGATTCATTTGGCTTCTTGAGGAACCAGACAGTCTCTCACTCTGTAGATCTTTTCCTTTAGGTCCACCCAGCTCTATGCAGTTTTGACGTCCTGAGTACCTTTTCCTGTTCTCCGATTACTATCCCATTAGCAAATTAACGTCCTAGGTAGTGCCAGACTTGACTGAGGATTAAAAAGGTTGAGTAAAGTTTGAAGGAAGTCAGCAGGCTGAGGAGAAAAGACTGATTCAGTTCTATTCACATGGACTTTGATGAGTGAATAAAACCTGATAGCCACATTCTGGAAAGGCCACCGAGCTGACCTTGAAACAGCTGACATTGGATAGAAGATAGTGGATCAGTAGCACAGTCACGTGACCAGTAGCCCAGAGACTAGTGCACCACTTGGTTAATGTCATGGTCTATGTCGTACTTTTCACAGAACTTGCTCGTGAGGGGCAGGCAGGTGAGATGCTCCAGCCAGTGCCAGTTAATCGGGTAAATATAAAACCAGACGATGAGGGAAGAGAACAGCCCGATGTAGGCCAACATCGAGACGCCGATGAGGATGCGCTTCCGgtacttgtcaaatctcccgAAGGTGACGTAGGGCAGGATGGCGAAGGAGAGCAGCAAGCCGCTGAGGAAACCGAAGATGTGGGCGATGTTGTCGATCCACGGCAGGAGGCCGCACATGAAGAGGAAGAGCACGATGCCCAGCAGCTTGAGGAAGGCCTTCCACGGCTTCTCCAGCATCTGCCAACCTTGAAACAGCTCGACAAACAGGCAGGCGAGGAGTCCAAACTGAGACCCTGCTGGACCCACCTGGAGGGAGAGAACAAGAGGAGAAGACAAGTTACAGGCTATCACACAATTCAATTAAAACCATCTTGACAAAGGAAGGTTATTAGAGTTCATGGTAACAtcattcattttacaggtctgcaaatttcacggtaaaatttcaaataggttacttgctaattatcacctaattaccgtGAAAtctgcggacctgtaaaattaagtgttaccggTTTCTTCTAtgcattaataaatacacatgtcAGCACTAAACGCTCTTTTTGCGGCTTCTATCTATATGTCCTGCTTGTCTAACAATATcgttttatatgtataaatgtcacgactgtttctactgcttttaaCATCCGTGTGTCCTTTTCCAACTTTTAAACCACATGTCctgtttgatgtttttgttctgatgtATTTTAGGATGCCTTCTGTAACACCTTGGTCAGGGACAACAAGatgaaaaatagccttttggTTAATTACGTAATTTTTTTACACCATGTGTCACACATGTCATTTGCATTGTCCCTTCACAAATAAGCTAAACTATAATCCCACTTACATAGAAAACACTCTTCACATTGCGtatactaatgactcacatgTATTTTTGAGCACTGGATACACGCTTCATCTCTGATGTGTACCGGAGATAAAATGCATACATCCTGCTTACTGGTGACCTTGACGTCAGTCGAcagtgttcatttatttttgcttcaaGTAACAGCGAATTATCTTCCTGACAGTGAGTGCCTCATCCATGTATTGGGTAGAAAACAGGGTCACACAAGTAGGTCGTATAGATTTGAGTTAAAATGTGTTACGAAGGATTTTATTCCTTGAGGTATCAATAATGTATCATATCAAGTTTTTGATGTTAAATACTAATTTCCCAGCAGCTGCAGAggaaatagtcatagtataagcaacacacacacgcacgcgcacgcgcacacgcacacacacacacacacacacacacacacacacacacacgcaaaagtgcaatttaatttcagttggactttaacCTAGTGACCAAGACAGTATTTTAGGTAGCAATTATTTAAAGTGACTCATGGTGACCATCTCTAGAAATGTCTCTTAGTTCAGTGGAAGGACTACAGTTGGAGGTGAGCAGATTAGAGTGACGTCAGGGCTGAGTTTGGAGGCTTGGCCTGGTCGGAGGCAGACGGCTAATCTGTGTTAAACTCCCACAAACAGAAAAGCAGCATGGCACAGcactccacccacacacaccagaCACGCAAGCTGACACGTTCCTAAAATGCAAGCCGTGATCACTGACCGTTGGCCGACATAGAAAGTATTGGAACAGGTGTTAAAGGATGGGGCAGTTTACTGCGGGGACAGCTCTGCCAACCTCGCACATTAGCAGTTACTTACTGCTGCACGTTAATCTGTGGGAATGGAAACGTGATTAAGGATCATGTATCAATATATGTATCAATAgcaatagttttttttagttaaactCAACTCACATCTGTGTCTAGTAAAGAGACTTTTGATTAATTTGATCTAATAATAATGTTCCACTGAAACACTGAGATTTATGAACACTCTTCTTTAAAAGGATGTTGACTTTTACTCGTCTCTCTGCAGAGTTTTAGTAGCTGAAGTTGCTGAACTTTCACAATTCTGTAGATCTGCTTTACTTGAGAGAATTATCATTATTCCAGTCCCAGCTGCCACAGGGTCTCCTTAACTCAACAGTTAAAGGATAATCCACTTAAACTGCCTCTTTAAGCGTGTTGACCGTCCTGTGTTGTGCCTTGCGAGCTCTTCCTCTGGTTTATTCCTGGTGCGTGAAGACCTGTGAGCTGGTGAGCGCTAAGCAGAGCTGGATGGTGGGATTTCTGGCTCTCACGTCATACAGAGAGTCACCTCATGTCACACACCACGCGAATATCAGATGAGAGCAACTGGTGTCGGCTTATGAACAAGATGACACATGTCTCCATGACATCAAGACATAAATACAAAAGGCCAAGAAGCAATAAAATCGGTCATTGTTCAAGAACTAAGTGCTCTCTTTGCTCATCCACTACGACTGTCCATCATATGAACTCTGGTGTGCTAGAAGGAACCTGTTGTGTTCATAAAGGTGTACAGACCAGAAGCATCAGTCCAGTCTTTGCAACAACTGTTTGGGTTTAAAAGTGTGATCCGTTCACTAAGTACCGTAGCAGTGACCTTTGTTCATCCACACAATGGCATTAGACTAATCTGTTAAAGGGGAAAGTGggctttacagaaacacactgtagAGAACAGACGTGCCAGTAAAAAATTAGGTAACCCAGACTGTGTTCTTTTCACACGCTGAGATTTGAACAGatcaatgtgttgtttttttggaaagATTATACCTTGAAATAGAAACTTCTAGAATAGAGTTACTCTAGAAAAGGAAAGAGGCTATTGgcgccttcaaatgaaacttgtgagctagTGTGTACAACACGGGAAGTCTTGTTCATGATATGCTTGGTGGTGGTgtagtggttaagtcgtgagaacacctctgctaagcaacggcaatattaacgtaactgtcggtgtctagaagccacagaggctaacaatttagcaagctagcaagtgggtaacataatgcaggaaatgcaaaggtataatgacagaggaaaaagacgagactgttgggaatatcaacattttcctcagacatattataaaattacgaagaaaaacaatactcaaattacaatatattaacttattatgcaccgaaaaatgagcttccatcaacaaacacgtcacaaatcgtgaactcagagctttcagacactttccacttatgaggttgtgaataccacgagatgggggcgttcatatggactctctttgtgaacacggtaaacacgaccccatttgaatgCACCGATTGTTGTAGTTTCAGGCTTGCGGTGCTTTTGGAACTGACGGCAGATAAATCTATATATGTGTTTTAAATATCAGTGGATCTCCTGGTTCATTCTTTTATTCTCTCCCTGTGTGTAtggcataaaaaaacatgtctaaTGTGAGTCACTTACAAAGAGAGGAGGTTGACAGAAAAGAGAACAGCATCGACTGATCAGAGCGATTTAAAAGCGTGTACAGACCTCACCTAATTAGTTGCGGTTGACTCagcaacctctctctctctctctctctctctctctctcacagacacacaccaacTTAATCTTGCGTGCCGAGAGGATTGCTTCAACTTTCCATCAGCACATCCGACAGGACATTATGGAGTAGATTAATTACGCTAATGAtttctaaataaaacatattaagCTTCATCCTGCAGGTGTATATCAGCATAAATCATCTCGTGTGTGCCGTCTCTAACATTACAAAGTCAACACTGAACTGAACCAAAAGTGGCctttctcttgttttcatcttttCAGCCTTTTAATTCAGCAAGTTCCCCCATTTATACTAACACTTGCTCAACTTATGTACTATCATTCAACATACttatgtgtgaataaacagcagtatatatcttttcggacgcactgagcagtaatttacgtcgtcacttccttgccggttggagacgtgtaaccatggtaacccgtaccGACCTCATGTaaccaaaacgacggtttgtgagaatcaaagtctgaattaatttcaaaatatatattacacctaGCGAAGGGAAATCTTAAatcttaaattgaagcgttattgatgttacagagctgtccgtcaacgtccgttatgaacgttgtcgtcactaccacattgcattgtgggatatttatgctgccgtagtgtccagcgttgcatactgtaagaTTTCACCGGatatagtatgcaattcgcgtactattggtttcattcTAATGTTTCGGAcacactaaaatatctcacatactgttttagggtgctaaatagcatgttagtgtggaatttcggacgcaatcTGTGTTTGAGCTCAcgccgaaaagcccagtctgctctgattggtcagctggtccactctgtggtgattggtcaaccgaactaaacccttcggactccgctccagctccgctctaactagctttgtttgagggcgtgccaaccTAGCCTCTaacaggtattatgcaaatgtgttacttggtgacatcaccacgttacagaagaaaaggcgggacttatATCAAGGTGTtttaggcagttcaggagcagtgtttctgtgggggagagtaactcccgtGGACTTTGCGCTTTGTAActctgcagaccttttacatgcacaaaaaaactatataacacactacaggaaagggaaaaaacacaaaatcataATAGGCCGTCTTTAACTATTTGGTTCTTCTTTCAAAACAAGTTGCTACCAATAGAAACCAATGTCTGCCTAAAAGTTCGGAGGAATGCATACGTTAAACTTCAGAGCTATGGTCTGTGTGAGTAAATGTCAGCACGGCTTGTTCTTTACAGGCTTCAcctgtttctgaaacatttgttGAGAGAAGATTTGAGACTTGTTGTAGCCTAAAACCAACGACACAAGATGAGCTTAACACTTGCTTGGATGGCACTGCTGTCTTCATAGGAAACGACTCAGCTACAGTAAAGCAGTCTCATAATGTGTTATCCACTTAAGCTCAGTTTCTCCAGGCACCTGAACAGTTAACACCATCAGTTTCCTCATGGTTTGCCGCCCCAGACCTCTCTAGATGGGGGCAGCCAGGTCTGCTCTAATAATCCCCAGTGTGAGAAACCCCCTTCCGGTAAGTGAGCCAAGGTAATCTGGGCTAAGCCACTGAGTGGGAATAGCAGGCAAACAAACTAGAGTTACAATGGAAATGtgtaaaaaagtgtgttttactgGCATCAAAAACTGCTGCAACATGATCGGTAAAGGCTGTCTTGGTTTCACGTGGCACATTCAGACTAGATTTAGCAGCTATTAAGTCTAAATATAGAGGTGGCCCGAAGGAGGGGAACAGAACAATGCATCAAGTACAACAGTCTGACAATTTGGTGAGGGCGGCAGCTTTGGGTCTTTAATTAATTTAAGGAATGTTAAAAGATTTTGGAGAGCTTAGGTCCATATCTCACATCTGTGTCACTACCCAGACATTTGACCAGCTCAGAGAACATTATGTCATGTGTGTCtttaactgtgtgaatgtgtgcataTCTGCGTATGAAGTGTGAGTGCTTGGAAATAAATCGGCTTCTCTTGGAAATCTCTTGGCAGGAAAAGTAGTCCCCCCCGCGCCATCCCCCTGTTCTCTTTGAATTTGTGCTACTGGAAAGTTACAGCAGATTTAGTTGCCTTACATATATGTATAAGAAAACATTAAACGACACAGAGTATGTGCAAAAATATATAGATGTTTGCTTGTAAATGCATCTATGCTCAATTACAAGAGACTCTagtgtgtatactgtacatactgtagtatgTAGTCTTATTATGTGAAGTATTGTAAACACACCAAAATATGTCTACTAGGGATGTGCcttgcattccaagcaaaaatactactacatactacaaataatactaatactctGTGGGGAGAAACGTCATGTAAGGTCGGCACGTTTTCCAATCTAAAGCTGTGGattaagagtttatttcaaccagattgttggaacagtggaagagGCCGGTGGGAAGACAAATCatgacggttttggtgagttttattttgtttccgtcTGGTTTGAATGACGATGTACTGCTGCTGGACCAGCTGATCTACCTGCTGAAACTACGAGGGGCGCGGCGCTGCATAAACTAGttgattttttataatttaatgattattaaaaaaaatcatgacccatccctaATGTCTACGTAACTGAATGTAACCTTATGGTTTCACttttgtaaacacacacacacacacataggtaaaaaaagaaagaaagaaaaaaaggtaagTTTACAAAAAGAGGAAActgtactgctactactactactactactactactactactactactactactactactactactactactttagACATGGCGAGATGAGctgattttgttgtttgttattcACTAACAGCCAAATGAAGCCCACGCCAACTCCCTCTGCTGAGTTCAACTTACTAACAATGTAATCATCCTGCTGCAGCCTGTATGCCCGATCAACCCGCCACAACATGAATGCtgcgttcacactacgagcgacacagcaacaggctacaagtcattCTCAATGGAAGCTGGTGACATGATGCTACAAACTGACGGCTGACACATGTTGCCACCTGACAAAGTGTCAAATCAAAGTTGAGCTGGTCTCCACttttttcagcgctccaatgaTGCGGTGAAGCATCAAACCAtcatatatttttgtttcatcCTGTTCGTCAACAagcgcttgagcaacacttcaacggcTACTTGCCGACAATGTAGCTGGCCGTGCTTGGCCGTTATGTTGCTTTTGTTAGCgcctgcagtttttttttttttaagagtctactgtatatgtgtgcacTTCATTTGTTTGTGTGCGTTTAATGTCCGTGCATGCATGTATCCATGTGAAGAACTCACCTCAGCTCTGTAGGGCAGGAACAGGGCGGAGGCGAGGTTTCCAGTGATACCACTGAGGATATAAATGATGGCGATGCGGACCCAACCTGCCAGCTTCTCCAGGTCTCTCA
This window contains:
- the aanat1 gene encoding serotonin N-acetyltransferase, which encodes MSVLGALPFLRPLHIRSPVSQGRRHTLPASEFRSLSPEDAISVFEIEREAFISVSGECPLHLDEVRHFLTLCPELSLGWFEEGRLVAFIIGSLWDQEKLTLDALTLHKPNGTTVHIHVLAVHRTFRQQGKGSILMWRYLQYLRCLPYVRRAVLMCEDFLVPFYRKSGFKAQGPSEITVGPMAFIEMMYPVRGHAFMRRNSGV